One window from the genome of Sphaerotilus microaerophilus encodes:
- the fur gene encoding ferric iron uptake transcriptional regulator, whose translation MTHAEEIKSSGLKATLPRIKILEIFQRSSQRHLTAEDVYKVLLTDGSDIGLATVYRVLMQFEQAGILSRNHFESGKAVFELNEGHHHDHLVCVDCGHVEEFFDAQIETRQRTVAQERGFLLEEHSLALYARCTNEGCARRPKKARHQS comes from the coding sequence ATGACCCACGCGGAAGAAATCAAGAGTTCCGGCCTCAAGGCCACGCTGCCGCGCATCAAGATCCTGGAAATCTTCCAGCGCTCCAGCCAGCGCCACCTGACGGCCGAAGACGTCTACAAGGTCCTGCTCACCGACGGCTCGGACATCGGCCTGGCCACCGTGTACCGCGTGCTGATGCAGTTCGAACAGGCCGGTATCCTGTCGCGCAACCACTTCGAGAGTGGCAAGGCGGTGTTCGAACTCAATGAAGGCCACCACCATGACCACCTGGTCTGCGTGGACTGCGGCCACGTGGAAGAGTTCTTCGACGCCCAGATCGAGACCCGCCAGCGCACGGTCGCGCAGGAGCGCGGCTTTCTGCTGGAGGAGCATTCGCTCGCACTGTACGCACGCTGCACCAACGAGGGTTGCGCCCGGCGACCGAAGAAGGCTCGCCACCAGTCCTGA
- the corA gene encoding magnesium/cobalt transporter CorA: MLNVFTLANGRLIQEEIDDPDALAHVSPVWVDMEAPTPAEKGWVQARFGLIIPDNIVDDDLEESARFYEEDNGELHIRSDFLIDDGETPRNVRVAFILHHKVLFSVHAEDLPVFRLLRLRARRIPALIEDAKDVLLKLYDADAEYSADALESIYDELEKVSARVLKQDFDDHAAGIALASIAREEDLNGRIRRNVMDTRRAVSFMMRARMLNAEQFEEARQILRDIDSLDSHTAFVFDKINFLMDATVGFININQNKIIKIFSVASVALLPPTLIASIYGMNFRHMPELDQVWGYPLALGLMLASVAAPLIYFRRKGWMR, translated from the coding sequence ATGCTCAATGTATTCACCCTGGCCAATGGTCGCCTGATCCAGGAAGAGATCGACGACCCCGACGCGCTGGCACATGTGTCGCCGGTCTGGGTGGACATGGAGGCGCCGACACCGGCTGAAAAGGGCTGGGTGCAGGCCCGCTTCGGGCTGATCATCCCCGACAACATCGTCGACGACGACCTGGAAGAGTCCGCCCGCTTCTACGAGGAAGACAACGGCGAACTGCACATCCGCTCCGACTTCCTGATCGACGACGGCGAGACACCGCGCAACGTGCGCGTGGCCTTCATCCTGCACCACAAGGTGCTGTTCTCGGTACATGCCGAGGACCTGCCGGTGTTCCGGCTGCTGCGCCTGCGCGCGCGCCGCATACCGGCGCTGATCGAGGACGCCAAGGACGTGCTGCTCAAGCTCTACGATGCCGACGCGGAGTACTCCGCCGACGCACTGGAGAGCATCTACGACGAGCTGGAGAAGGTCAGCGCCCGCGTGCTCAAGCAGGACTTCGACGACCACGCAGCGGGCATCGCGCTGGCGTCGATCGCGCGGGAGGAAGACCTGAACGGGCGCATCCGCCGCAATGTGATGGACACGCGCCGCGCGGTGAGCTTCATGATGCGCGCGCGCATGCTCAACGCGGAACAGTTCGAGGAAGCGCGCCAGATCCTGCGCGACATCGACTCGCTGGACTCGCACACCGCCTTCGTGTTCGACAAGATCAACTTCCTGATGGACGCCACGGTCGGCTTCATCAACATCAACCAGAACAAGATCATCAAGATCTTCTCGGTGGCCAGCGTCGCGCTGCTGCCACCGACGCTGATCGCCAGCATCTACGGCATGAACTTCCGCCACATGCCCGAGCTGGACCAGGTCTGGGGCTACCCGCTGGCACTGGGCCTGATGCTGGCCTCGGTCGCTGCCCCGCTGATTTATTTCCGCCGCAAGGGCTGGATGCGTTGA
- the leuS gene encoding leucine--tRNA ligase, translating into MNEKYDPAAVESAAQTAWRAADAYRVTEDASKAKFYACSMLPYPSGKLHMGHVRNYTINDMLTRQLRMKGMNVLMPMGWDAFGLPAENAALKNRVPPEKWTRENIAHMKGQMLAMGLAIDWSREVATCDPEYYKWNQWLFLKMLEAGIAERRTQVVNWDPVDMTVLANEQVIDGRGWRSGAPVEKREIPGYYLNITKYADELLSAVANPEDPNYLSGWPERVRLMQENWIGKSEGVRFAFPHQIRANDGELIQGGRLYVFTTRADTIMGVTFCAVAPEHPLAAHAAAGNPALAVFIAECAQGGTTEAELATQEKKGMATGLFVTHPLTGAQVEVWVGNYVLMSYGDGAVMGVPAHDERDFAFANKYGIAIKQVVKVGDEPFSLDAWADWYGDKQRAVCVNSGAEFAFLDGLAYKDAVSKVAELLAAQGLGEKKTTWRLRDWGISRQRYWGTPIPIIHCDSCGAVPVPEQDLPVVLPIDCVPDGSGNPLAKREDFLAVTCPCCGKPARRETDTMDTFVDSSWYYMRYCDPTNADKMVAEGTQYWMGAGNSAGTPGMDQYIGGIEHAILHLLYARFWTKVMRDLKLVSVSEPFTRLLTQGMVLNHIYSRRGEKGGIEYFWPHEVENVFDAGGKIVGAKLKSDGSAVDYQGVGTMSKSKNNGVDPQALIDQYGADTARLFVMFASPPEQTLEWNDAGVEGAHRFLKRVWGFAAKNEARLKTATAGNLSEAPLRAEAKALRRELHLVLKQISYDFERMQYNTVVSGCMKLLNAMEAFKPDGSAGDDAVLCEAVSVLLRGLYPACPHLTWSLWQELGFAARLGDLLDAPWPAVDEAALVQDEIELVLQVNGKLRGAIKVPASADRAAIEAAAAASPDVAKFAEGRPVKKIIVVPGRLVNVVV; encoded by the coding sequence ATGAACGAGAAATACGATCCCGCTGCCGTCGAATCCGCCGCCCAGACCGCCTGGCGTGCTGCCGACGCCTACCGCGTCACCGAGGACGCCAGCAAGGCCAAGTTCTACGCCTGCTCGATGCTGCCCTACCCCTCGGGCAAGCTGCACATGGGCCATGTGCGCAACTACACCATCAACGACATGCTCACGCGCCAGCTGCGCATGAAGGGCATGAACGTGCTGATGCCCATGGGCTGGGACGCCTTCGGCCTGCCCGCCGAGAACGCCGCGTTGAAGAACCGCGTGCCGCCGGAGAAGTGGACGCGCGAGAACATCGCCCACATGAAGGGCCAGATGCTGGCGATGGGCCTGGCGATCGACTGGAGCCGCGAGGTCGCCACCTGCGACCCCGAGTACTACAAGTGGAACCAGTGGCTTTTCCTGAAGATGCTGGAGGCCGGCATTGCCGAGCGCCGCACCCAGGTGGTGAACTGGGACCCGGTGGACATGACCGTGCTGGCCAACGAGCAGGTCATCGACGGCCGGGGCTGGCGCTCGGGCGCGCCGGTGGAAAAGCGCGAGATCCCGGGCTACTACCTGAACATCACGAAGTACGCCGACGAGTTGCTCAGCGCGGTGGCGAACCCCGAGGACCCGAACTACCTCTCCGGCTGGCCCGAGCGCGTGCGCTTGATGCAGGAGAACTGGATCGGCAAGAGCGAGGGCGTGCGCTTCGCCTTTCCGCATCAGATCCGCGCTAACGACGGCGAGCTGATCCAGGGCGGGCGGCTCTACGTCTTCACGACGCGCGCCGACACGATCATGGGCGTGACCTTCTGCGCCGTGGCGCCGGAGCACCCGCTGGCCGCGCACGCCGCGGCGGGCAACCCGGCGCTGGCGGTTTTCATCGCCGAATGCGCCCAGGGCGGCACCACCGAGGCCGAGCTGGCCACGCAGGAAAAGAAGGGCATGGCCACCGGCCTGTTCGTCACCCACCCGCTGACCGGAGCGCAGGTCGAGGTCTGGGTCGGCAACTACGTGCTGATGAGCTACGGCGACGGCGCGGTGATGGGCGTGCCGGCGCACGACGAGCGCGACTTCGCCTTCGCCAACAAGTACGGCATCGCGATCAAGCAAGTCGTGAAGGTGGGTGACGAGCCGTTCTCGCTCGACGCCTGGGCCGACTGGTACGGCGACAAGCAGCGCGCGGTCTGCGTCAACTCCGGCGCTGAATTTGCATTTTTGGACGGCCTGGCCTACAAGGACGCCGTCAGCAAGGTCGCCGAGTTGCTCGCCGCCCAGGGGCTGGGCGAGAAAAAGACCACCTGGCGCCTGCGCGACTGGGGCATCAGCCGCCAGCGCTACTGGGGCACCCCGATCCCCATCATCCACTGCGACAGCTGCGGCGCCGTGCCGGTCCCCGAGCAGGACCTGCCGGTGGTGCTGCCGATCGACTGCGTGCCGGACGGCTCGGGCAACCCGCTGGCCAAGCGCGAGGACTTCCTGGCCGTCACCTGCCCCTGCTGCGGCAAGCCGGCGCGCCGCGAGACGGACACGATGGACACCTTCGTGGACAGCTCCTGGTACTACATGCGCTACTGCGACCCGACCAACGCCGACAAGATGGTCGCCGAGGGCACGCAGTACTGGATGGGCGCGGGGAATTCGGCCGGCACGCCGGGCATGGACCAGTACATCGGCGGCATCGAGCACGCCATCCTGCACCTGCTGTACGCGCGCTTCTGGACCAAGGTGATGCGCGACCTGAAGCTGGTCAGCGTCAGCGAGCCCTTCACCCGCCTGCTCACGCAGGGCATGGTGCTCAACCACATCTACTCGCGCCGCGGCGAGAAGGGCGGCATCGAGTACTTCTGGCCGCACGAGGTGGAGAACGTCTTCGACGCGGGCGGCAAGATCGTCGGCGCCAAGTTGAAGAGCGACGGCTCGGCGGTGGACTACCAGGGCGTGGGCACCATGTCCAAGTCCAAGAACAACGGCGTGGACCCGCAGGCGCTGATCGACCAGTACGGCGCAGACACCGCCCGCCTGTTCGTGATGTTCGCCAGCCCGCCAGAGCAGACGTTGGAGTGGAACGACGCCGGCGTCGAGGGGGCGCACCGCTTCCTCAAGCGCGTCTGGGGTTTTGCGGCGAAGAACGAGGCCCGGCTGAAGACCGCCACCGCCGGCAACCTGAGCGAGGCGCCGCTGCGTGCCGAGGCCAAGGCGCTGCGCCGCGAGCTGCACCTGGTGCTCAAGCAGATCAGCTACGACTTCGAGCGCATGCAGTACAACACCGTGGTGTCGGGCTGCATGAAGCTGCTCAACGCGATGGAAGCCTTCAAGCCGGACGGCTCGGCTGGCGACGACGCGGTGCTCTGCGAAGCCGTTTCGGTGCTGCTGCGCGGCCTCTATCCCGCCTGCCCGCACCTGACCTGGTCGCTTTGGCAGGAACTGGGTTTTGCGGCTCGCCTGGGCGACCTGCTCGACGCACCCTGGCCCGCGGTGGACGAGGCCGCGCTGGTGCAGGACGAGATCGAGCTGGTGCTGCAGGTCAACGGCAAGCTGCGTGGCGCGATCAAGGTGCCCGCCAGCGCCGACCGGGCCGCGATCGAGGCGGCGGCCGCGGCCAGCCCCGACGTGGCCAAGTTCGCCGAAGGCCGGCCGGTGAAGAAGATCATCGTCGTGCCCGGTCGGCTGGTGAACGTGGTCGTCTGA
- the dapB gene encoding 4-hydroxy-tetrahydrodipicolinate reductase: protein MSDTPHRIAIAGCTGRMGHMLIEAVLATDDCTLAGALDRADSPAIGQDATAFLGRVSGVAVSADLRSGLQGAHCLIDFTRPEGTMAHLAACRELGVKLVIGTTGFSEAQKAEIAAASKDIAIMMAPNMSVGVNVVLKLLETAAKALNQGYDIEIVEAHHRHKVDAPSGTALKMGEVVAAAIGRDLKACAVYGREGVTGERDPSTIGFATVRGGDVVGDHTVMFMGTGERIEITHKSSSRATYAQGSLRAARFLAGRSNGLFGMDDVLGLG, encoded by the coding sequence ATGAGCGACACACCCCACCGCATTGCCATCGCCGGCTGCACCGGTCGCATGGGCCACATGCTGATCGAGGCCGTGCTGGCTACCGATGACTGCACGCTGGCCGGTGCCCTTGACCGCGCCGACAGCCCGGCCATCGGCCAGGACGCCACCGCCTTCCTGGGCCGCGTCAGCGGCGTGGCGGTGAGCGCCGACCTGCGCTCCGGCCTGCAGGGCGCGCACTGCCTGATCGACTTCACTCGCCCCGAGGGCACGATGGCCCACTTGGCCGCCTGCCGCGAGTTGGGCGTCAAATTGGTCATCGGCACCACCGGCTTCAGCGAGGCGCAGAAGGCCGAGATCGCCGCGGCGTCGAAGGACATCGCCATCATGATGGCGCCCAACATGAGCGTGGGTGTCAACGTCGTGCTCAAGCTGCTGGAGACGGCGGCCAAGGCGCTCAACCAGGGCTATGACATCGAGATCGTCGAGGCGCACCATCGCCACAAGGTCGATGCGCCCAGCGGCACCGCGCTGAAGATGGGCGAGGTGGTGGCCGCCGCGATCGGCCGCGACCTGAAGGCATGCGCCGTCTACGGCCGCGAAGGCGTGACCGGCGAGCGCGACCCGAGCACCATCGGCTTTGCCACCGTGCGCGGGGGCGACGTGGTCGGCGATCACACCGTGATGTTCATGGGCACTGGCGAGCGCATCGAGATCACCCACAAGTCCAGTAGCCGCGCCACCTACGCCCAGGGCAGCCTGCGCGCCGCGCGCTTCCTGGCGGGACGGTCGAACGGGCTGTTCGGCATGGACGACGTGCTTGGCCTCGGCTGA
- a CDS encoding ExbD/TolR family protein translates to MAFGRLERSPGPQPMSDINMTPLIDVMLVLLVIFMIAAPLMTASLKLDLPKADGATPVTEAPQALQVALQADGSLYLGEEKLPPPAFGERLAAVAKRGGELPEVQLRADRAVPYGRVAELIGQLQAAGLNRIAFVTEPGSTAAAASAAR, encoded by the coding sequence ATGGCCTTCGGTCGCCTCGAACGCAGCCCCGGCCCGCAGCCGATGAGCGACATCAACATGACGCCGCTGATTGACGTCATGCTGGTGCTGCTGGTGATCTTCATGATCGCCGCGCCGCTGATGACCGCCAGCTTGAAACTCGACCTGCCCAAGGCCGACGGCGCCACGCCGGTGACCGAGGCGCCGCAGGCGCTGCAGGTGGCGCTGCAGGCCGACGGCAGCCTGTACCTGGGTGAAGAGAAGCTGCCCCCGCCTGCCTTTGGAGAGCGCCTGGCGGCCGTGGCCAAGCGCGGTGGCGAACTGCCCGAGGTGCAGCTGCGCGCCGACCGCGCCGTGCCCTACGGCCGCGTGGCCGAGCTGATCGGCCAGCTGCAGGCAGCGGGGCTGAACCGCATCGCCTTTGTCACCGAGCCGGGGTCGACCGCCGCTGCGGCCTCGGCGGCGCGCTGA
- a CDS encoding outer membrane protein assembly factor BamE, protein MSFPSWRVGATLTVALLVAGCASSTGGGAAAALQPYRMEVVQGNVVTREMLEQLRPGLTRDQVRGLFGSPLLTDIFHADRWDYVFTIRRQGAAPQQRRVTVYFASDRVQRHEAGELPSEREFVASIDAAKVKARTAPLELNETQLRALPLPVGRPAAAVAAAGPASAPQRVYPPLEPDARP, encoded by the coding sequence ATGTCTTTTCCGTCTTGGCGCGTCGGCGCCACTTTGACCGTGGCCCTGCTCGTGGCGGGCTGCGCTTCGTCCACCGGGGGCGGCGCCGCTGCGGCGCTGCAGCCCTATCGCATGGAAGTCGTGCAGGGCAACGTGGTCACGCGCGAGATGCTGGAGCAGTTGCGCCCCGGCCTGACGCGCGACCAGGTGCGTGGCCTGTTCGGTTCCCCGCTGCTGACCGACATCTTCCACGCCGACCGCTGGGACTACGTCTTCACGATCCGTCGCCAGGGGGCGGCGCCCCAGCAGCGCCGCGTCACCGTCTACTTCGCCAGTGACCGCGTGCAGCGCCACGAGGCCGGCGAGCTGCCCTCCGAACGGGAGTTCGTGGCCTCGATCGACGCCGCCAAGGTGAAGGCGCGCACTGCCCCGCTGGAGCTGAACGAGACCCAGCTGCGCGCCCTGCCGCTGCCGGTGGGGCGCCCCGCCGCGGCCGTTGCGGCGGCGGGGCCGGCCAGTGCCCCGCAGCGCGTCTATCCGCCGCTGGAGCCGGATGCGCGGCCCTGA
- a CDS encoding PTS sugar transporter subunit IIA — MNRLAAILPASNVLVNVEASSKKRAFEQAGLLFENGHSIARATVTDNLFARERLGSTGLGHGVAIPHGRIKGLKNPLAAVIRVQQPIPFEAPDDEPVTLLIFLLVPEAATQRHLEILSEIAELLSDRELREQIKVEADPARVHELISRWEPLKSVA; from the coding sequence ATGAACCGCCTCGCCGCCATCCTTCCGGCCAGCAACGTGCTGGTCAATGTGGAGGCCTCCAGCAAGAAGCGTGCGTTCGAGCAGGCGGGCCTGCTGTTCGAGAACGGTCACTCGATCGCACGGGCGACGGTGACGGACAACCTGTTCGCCCGCGAACGACTGGGCTCCACCGGGCTGGGGCACGGCGTGGCGATCCCCCATGGCCGCATCAAGGGTCTGAAGAATCCGCTCGCCGCGGTCATCCGCGTGCAGCAGCCGATCCCCTTCGAGGCGCCCGACGACGAACCCGTCACGCTGCTGATCTTCCTGCTCGTGCCCGAGGCGGCCACGCAGCGCCACCTGGAGATCCTCTCCGAGATCGCCGAGTTGCTGTCCGACCGCGAGCTGCGCGAGCAGATCAAGGTCGAGGCCGATCCGGCCCGGGTGCACGAATTGATCTCCCGCTGGGAACCGTTGAAGTCGGTGGCCTGA
- the hpf gene encoding ribosome hibernation-promoting factor, HPF/YfiA family produces the protein MNLTISGHHLEVTPALREYVLTKLDRVTRHFDQVVDVTVLLTVEKQKEKERRQRAEVTLHAKGKDIFVESAHEDLYAAIDQLMDKLDRQVVRHKDRLQDHHHESPKRSAMVGEAS, from the coding sequence ATGAACCTGACGATCAGCGGTCATCACCTGGAAGTCACCCCTGCGCTGCGCGAGTACGTGCTCACGAAGCTGGATCGAGTGACGCGTCACTTTGATCAGGTGGTGGATGTCACCGTGCTGCTCACCGTGGAAAAGCAGAAGGAGAAGGAACGTCGCCAGCGGGCTGAAGTGACCTTGCATGCCAAGGGCAAGGACATCTTCGTTGAAAGTGCGCACGAGGATCTGTACGCCGCGATCGATCAACTGATGGACAAGCTGGACCGTCAGGTGGTGCGCCACAAGGACCGCTTGCAGGACCACCACCACGAATCGCCCAAGCGCAGCGCGATGGTCGGCGAGGCATCGTGA
- a CDS encoding MotA/TolQ/ExbB proton channel family protein produces MGGYARLWAEGDAITRTVALLLLAMSVSAWVVILWKGWVLTRVRRDVARAVPAFWSGADLASARLQLQAIDREQVLTPLLDAALLTPPAGTLESAGQAESQLTRRLRDALHRIVAQLQYGQVLLASVGSTAPFIGLFGTVWGIYHALLGISAAGSISIDKVAGPVGEALIMTAAGLAVAIPAVLAYNVFGKWVGACEAELEGFAHDLREMLLDRSPGERRSGEAG; encoded by the coding sequence ATGGGAGGCTACGCCAGGCTCTGGGCCGAGGGGGACGCGATCACCCGCACGGTGGCGCTGTTGCTGCTGGCGATGTCGGTGTCCGCCTGGGTGGTGATCCTGTGGAAGGGCTGGGTGCTCACGCGGGTGCGGCGTGACGTGGCCCGCGCCGTGCCGGCGTTCTGGTCCGGTGCCGACCTGGCATCGGCGCGCCTGCAGCTGCAGGCGATCGACCGTGAGCAGGTGCTCACCCCCCTGCTCGATGCCGCGCTGCTGACCCCGCCGGCGGGCACGCTGGAGTCGGCCGGCCAGGCCGAATCGCAACTGACGCGCCGCCTGCGTGACGCGCTGCACCGCATCGTCGCCCAGCTGCAGTACGGCCAGGTGCTGCTGGCCTCGGTGGGCAGCACGGCGCCCTTCATCGGCCTGTTCGGCACCGTCTGGGGCATCTACCACGCGCTGCTGGGCATCTCGGCGGCCGGCAGCATCAGCATCGACAAGGTGGCCGGCCCGGTGGGTGAGGCGCTCATCATGACCGCCGCCGGCCTGGCCGTGGCGATCCCTGCGGTGCTGGCCTACAACGTCTTCGGCAAGTGGGTGGGCGCCTGCGAGGCGGAGCTGGAGGGCTTTGCCCACGACCTGCGCGAGATGCTGCTGGATCGCTCCCCGGGCGAGCGGCGCAGCGGCGAAGCGGGCTGA
- the hprK gene encoding HPr(Ser) kinase/phosphatase, protein MKPTVISAEALFDAHRQALKWEWIAGHAHPERRFDEVAVRDAQSAADLVGYLNYIHPYRVQIVGRREVGYLASGDAEVQERRISRIVTLEPPVLVVADGCTPPDRLVAMCERAELPLFCTQDSAGHVIDVLRGYLGQHFAERTSRHGVFMDILGLGVLLTGESGLGKSELGLELISRGHGLVADDVVDLYRVSQSAIEGRCPELLRNLLEVRGIGLLDIKAIFGETAVRRKMRLKLIVHLVRKETLDRDFERLPYEPLYEDVLGMPVRKVVIAVDAGRNLAVLVEAAVRNTVLQLRGIDTYKEFIQRHREMMERGDSGAA, encoded by the coding sequence TTGAAACCCACCGTCATCAGCGCCGAAGCGCTGTTCGATGCCCACCGGCAGGCGCTGAAGTGGGAGTGGATCGCTGGTCACGCCCATCCCGAGCGGCGTTTCGACGAGGTGGCGGTCCGCGATGCCCAGTCGGCCGCCGATCTGGTCGGCTACCTGAACTACATCCACCCCTACCGGGTGCAGATCGTCGGCCGGCGTGAAGTTGGCTACCTGGCGTCAGGCGATGCCGAGGTCCAGGAGCGGCGCATCTCGCGCATCGTGACGCTGGAGCCACCGGTGCTGGTGGTGGCCGACGGCTGCACGCCGCCGGACCGGCTGGTGGCGATGTGCGAGCGCGCCGAGCTGCCTCTGTTCTGCACGCAGGACTCGGCCGGCCATGTGATCGACGTGCTGCGCGGCTACCTGGGCCAGCACTTTGCCGAGCGCACGTCGCGCCACGGGGTGTTCATGGACATCCTCGGCCTGGGTGTTCTGCTGACGGGTGAGTCGGGCCTGGGCAAGAGTGAACTCGGCCTGGAGCTGATCTCTCGCGGCCATGGCCTGGTGGCCGATGACGTGGTGGACCTCTACCGGGTCTCCCAGTCCGCCATCGAGGGGCGCTGCCCGGAACTGCTGCGCAACCTGCTGGAGGTGCGTGGCATCGGCCTGCTGGACATCAAGGCCATCTTTGGCGAGACGGCGGTGCGCCGCAAGATGCGCCTCAAACTCATCGTCCACCTCGTGCGCAAGGAGACGCTGGACCGCGACTTCGAGCGCCTGCCCTACGAGCCCCTGTACGAGGACGTGCTAGGCATGCCGGTGCGCAAGGTGGTGATCGCCGTGGATGCCGGCCGCAACCTGGCCGTTCTGGTGGAGGCTGCGGTGCGCAACACCGTGCTGCAACTGCGTGGCATCGACACCTACAAGGAATTCATCCAGCGCCACCGCGAGATGATGGAGCGCGGCGACTCGGGCGCTGCCTGA